Proteins from a genomic interval of Euleptes europaea isolate rEulEur1 chromosome 16, rEulEur1.hap1, whole genome shotgun sequence:
- the ZIC5 gene encoding zinc finger protein ZIC 5 codes for MFAQAAAAAARGRARRAQAPGRQPGRGRMEPALPCKRSAGLRLPALPVGGAGAGGGGGGGGGGGFPLLQPGDLAAPDPAAAPFGPEHVAAAAGLQLGADGPFASPLGRERPEPPMFISSAGTYGAGGEAPAALFPPLPQPPSPLNGQMRLGLAVAAAAAAELYGRGEPFRPGSAAPEAPFGPAPPAYLAAVLQQQQQRRREGGSPQPPRAPGPPHAAAAAFLRYLRQPVKQELICKWREAGGPGGGGPPLPPCAKTYGTMPELVGHVTVEHVGGPEQSSHVCFWEECPRQGKPFKAKYKLINHIRVHTGEKPFPCPFPGCGKVFARSENLKIHKRTHTGEKPFKCEFDGCDRKFANSSDRKKHSHVHTSDKPYFCKVRGCDKSYTHPSSLRKHMKIHCKSPPPSPPPGPHGLQPAGTPLGAPLSPLQEGRTCPTNLSPQVTNLNEWYVCQASGAPNHLYKPSSSATSSEEEEEEEEEETYRNSEARTIH; via the exons ATGTtcgcccaggcggcggcggcggcggcgcggggcAGGGCGAGGCGGGCCCAGGCCCCCGGCCGGCAGCCGGGCCGCGGCCGCATGGAGCCGGCGCTGCCTTGCAAGCGGAGCGCCGGCCTGCGCCTGCCCGCCCTGCCCGTCGGAGGAGccggggctggaggaggaggaggaggaggcggaggcggaggcTTCCCCCTCTTGCAGCCGGGGGACCTGGCCGCCCCCGACCCGGCGGCCGCCCCCTTCGGGCCCGAGcacgtggcggcggcggcggggctgcaGCTGGGCGCCGACGGCCCGTTCGCCTCGCCCCTGGGCCGGGAGCGCCCCGAGCCGCCCATGTTCATCTCCTCGGCCGGCACCTACGGGGCGGGCGGCGAGGCCCCGGCCGCCCTCTTCCCgcccctgccccagccccccTCGCCGCTCAACGGGCAGATGCGCCTGGGGCTGGCcgtcgcggcggcggcggcggccgagctCTACGGGCGCGGGGAGCCCTTCCGACCGGGCTCGGCCGCCCCGGAGGCGCCCTTCGGCCCCGCGCCGCCCGCCTACCTGGCCGCcgtcctgcagcagcagcagcagcggcggcgggagGGGGGGTCCCCGCAGCCCCCCCGGGCCCCGGGCCCGccccacgccgccgccgccgccttcctgcGCTACCTGCGGCAGCCCGTCAAGCAGGAGCTGATCTGCAAGTGGCGCGAGGCcggcgggccggggggaggagggcCGCCGCTGCCCCCCTGCGCCAAGACCTACGGCACCATGCCCGAGCTGGTGGGCCACGTCACGGTGGAGCACGTCGGGGGCCCCGAGCAGAGCAGCCACGTGTGCTTCTGGGAGGAGTGCCCCCGCCAGGGGAAGCCCTTCAAGGCCAAGTACAAGCTCATCAACCACATCCGCGTCCACACCGGCGAGAagcccttcccctgccccttccCGGGCTGCGGCAAGGTCTTCGCCCGCTCCGAGAACCTCAAGATCCACAAGCGGACTCATACAG GAGAGAAGCCTTTCAAGTGTGAGTTCGACGGCTGCGACCGGAAATTTGCGAACAGCAGCGACCGGAAAAAACACTCTCACGTCCACACCAGTGACAAGCCATATTTCTGCAAAGTCAGAGGTTGTGACAAATCCTACACGCACCCGAGCTCCTTGCGGAAGCACATGAAGATCCATTGCAAATCCCCACCACCTTCCCCGCCCCCGGGGCCTCACGGCTTGCAGCCCGCAGGGACCCCGCTGGGGGCCCCTCTGTCCCCTCTCCAGGAGGGCAGGACCTGCCCCACCAACCTTTCTCCTCAGGTGACCAACCTCAACGAATGGTACGTCTGCCAGGCCAGTGGGGCGCCCAACCACCTCTACAAGCCCTCAAGCAGTGCCACGTCCtccgaggaggaagaggaggaggaggaggaagagacttATAGGAACTCTGAGGCCAGGACTATTCACTAA